A window from Chlamydia gallinacea 08-1274/3 encodes these proteins:
- a CDS encoding FtsK/SpoIIIE family DNA translocase: MAKEQQKSKYSLWPSISCTVKASIYLFLTCFSGLSLWSFHNNQPCTQNWIGLFGWLLSFFLLYCFGVASFLIPPYFLWLSFLHFKNTPTKILRRKALAFASIPICSAILLSMFSPARVLPLFLDSRLPKKVVLGMHFPISYLGGIPFYNLYAGQSLCLKHLIGSVGTGLIFSFILFFSIFYLCGGIVLIKKKILQKFLKNKLHACWRICKSILKRLINKQNYLPKPSLKVLSPTSTKMHLRSFPTPTVSLPMEENEQFAHRNAIDSGDPTTIFVTPHPQKRILPSVDKARVTSSESKIVVLPQHPHEKIIRPSPLPVLKKEKSELPQYHLLSKSDNIKPEALYEELQKKAVLLQQTLESFGIEAAIGNISFGPTLAAFEVQPNTGVKVQKIKALENDIALNLQASSIRIIAPIPGKAAVGIEIPNPYPQPVNFRDLLEDYQKCNRKLQIPLLLGKKANGENFLADLATMPHLIIAGTTGSGKSVCINTIVMSLIMTSLPSDIKLVIVDPKKVELTGYSQLPHMLTPVITEARDAHSALIWLVKEMELRYEILRFLGVRNIQAFNSRERNIEIEASYDKEIPEKMPFIVGIIDELADLLLSSSQDIETPIIRLAQMARAVGIHLILATQRPSRDVITGLIKANFPSRIAFKVANKVNSQIIIDEPGAENLMGNGDMLVVSPSSFGAMRLQGAYICDEDINKVVKDLCSRFLTKYVIPSFDTYETTVPTNSEERDPLYHQAKTLVLQTGNASTTFLQRKLKIGYARAASLIDQLEEERIIGPSEGAKPRQVLIQMPPQEG; the protein is encoded by the coding sequence ATGGCGAAAGAGCAACAAAAGTCCAAATATTCCCTATGGCCTTCCATATCTTGTACCGTAAAAGCTAGCATTTATTTATTTTTGACATGTTTCTCGGGGTTAAGTTTGTGGAGTTTTCACAATAATCAACCCTGCACACAAAACTGGATTGGCCTATTCGGTTGGTTGTTGAGTTTTTTTCTTTTATATTGTTTTGGAGTAGCCTCATTCCTCATTCCCCCATATTTTTTGTGGCTATCCTTCTTACATTTTAAAAACACTCCAACAAAAATTCTGCGCCGTAAAGCACTTGCGTTTGCATCTATTCCTATTTGCTCTGCAATCCTTCTATCTATGTTCTCCCCAGCACGAGTTCTTCCTTTATTTCTAGACTCTCGGCTTCCCAAAAAAGTCGTGCTAGGAATGCATTTTCCTATTTCTTATTTAGGAGGTATTCCTTTTTATAACTTGTATGCTGGCCAATCACTCTGTCTAAAACATTTAATTGGTTCTGTAGGTACTGGTCTTATTTTCTCTTTCATCCTCTTCTTTTCTATTTTCTATCTTTGCGGGGGAATTGTTCTAATTAAAAAAAAAATCCTACAAAAGTTCCTCAAAAACAAACTACATGCTTGCTGGCGTATTTGCAAAAGCATCTTAAAAAGACTCATAAATAAACAAAATTATCTACCTAAGCCTTCACTTAAAGTTCTTTCTCCTACATCAACAAAAATGCATTTACGCTCATTTCCTACACCTACGGTATCTTTGCCCATGGAAGAAAATGAACAATTTGCTCATCGAAATGCTATAGACTCTGGAGATCCAACAACAATCTTTGTAACTCCGCATCCTCAAAAACGTATTCTACCCTCTGTAGACAAAGCACGAGTTACTTCATCAGAGTCAAAAATTGTAGTATTACCACAACATCCCCATGAAAAAATTATTCGACCTTCTCCCCTGCCTGTGTTGAAAAAAGAAAAGTCGGAATTACCTCAATACCATTTGCTAAGTAAAAGCGACAATATCAAACCCGAAGCCCTTTATGAAGAACTTCAAAAAAAGGCTGTGCTCCTACAACAAACATTAGAAAGTTTTGGGATTGAAGCAGCAATAGGTAATATTTCTTTTGGCCCTACGTTAGCAGCATTTGAGGTCCAGCCTAACACAGGGGTTAAGGTTCAAAAAATCAAAGCTTTAGAAAATGACATTGCTTTAAATTTACAAGCTTCCAGTATTCGAATTATCGCTCCAATTCCTGGCAAAGCTGCTGTAGGTATTGAAATTCCCAACCCTTATCCCCAACCTGTAAATTTCCGTGATTTATTAGAAGATTATCAAAAATGTAACCGCAAGTTACAGATCCCTCTTTTACTTGGGAAAAAAGCAAATGGGGAGAATTTTTTAGCAGATTTAGCCACAATGCCGCACTTAATTATTGCCGGAACTACGGGATCAGGAAAGTCTGTTTGCATTAACACTATTGTTATGTCATTAATTATGACATCACTACCTTCGGATATTAAATTAGTCATTGTTGACCCTAAAAAAGTAGAATTAACAGGCTATTCCCAGCTTCCTCACATGTTAACGCCAGTCATTACAGAAGCTCGTGATGCACATAGCGCTTTGATCTGGTTAGTTAAGGAAATGGAATTGCGTTATGAAATTTTACGATTTTTAGGTGTACGTAATATCCAAGCATTTAATTCACGAGAACGCAATATAGAAATTGAAGCTTCTTATGATAAAGAAATTCCAGAAAAAATGCCCTTTATTGTAGGAATTATTGACGAGTTAGCTGACCTCTTGCTTTCTTCTTCTCAGGATATTGAAACTCCCATTATCCGCTTAGCTCAAATGGCTCGAGCCGTAGGTATTCATTTAATTTTAGCTACACAACGTCCCTCACGCGATGTAATTACAGGTTTGATTAAAGCAAATTTTCCCTCTCGAATTGCTTTTAAAGTTGCGAACAAAGTCAATAGTCAAATCATCATTGATGAACCCGGAGCAGAAAATCTCATGGGGAATGGTGATATGTTAGTTGTTTCCCCTTCCTCGTTTGGTGCTATGCGCCTTCAAGGAGCTTATATTTGTGACGAAGATATTAATAAAGTCGTTAAAGATCTGTGTTCTCGTTTCCTAACAAAGTATGTGATTCCTTCATTTGATACTTATGAAACAACTGTCCCCACAAATAGTGAGGAGAGAGATCCTTTATACCATCAAGCAAAAACCTTAGTTCTTCAGACAGGAAATGCCTCCACGACTTTCTTACAACGGAAACTAAAAATTGGCTATGCTAGAGCTGCGAGCTTGATAGATCAACTTGAAGAAGAAAGAATCATTGGTCCCTCAGAAGGAGCTAAGCCCCGCCAAGTATTAATACAAATGCCCCCACAAGAAGGATAG
- a CDS encoding MBL fold metallo-hydrolase: MEGFFPLASSSKGNCTYLGTESCKILIDLGISKQMVTRGLLSINVHPEDIQAILISHEHSDHISGIKSFIKTYNTPIICNLETARSLCQILGIHPIFKIFSTGSKFSFYDLHIQTFNVPHDAIDPVGFVFHYHQEKLGFCTDLGWITSWIIHELYDCDYLFIEANHDPKLVHESSRSDIYKKRVLSKLGHISNQECGTLLQKILTPKIKKIYLAHLSSESNSPELAVSTVCSLIENVTSLIPVIAEKHKTSDPIYFNGSLTNV; encoded by the coding sequence ATGGAAGGTTTTTTTCCTTTAGCTTCGAGCTCCAAGGGAAATTGTACGTATTTGGGGACAGAATCTTGTAAAATTCTAATAGATTTAGGAATTAGCAAGCAAATGGTCACTCGTGGTCTTCTTTCCATAAATGTTCATCCTGAAGACATTCAAGCTATTCTTATTTCTCATGAACATTCCGATCATATTTCCGGAATTAAAAGCTTCATTAAAACGTATAATACTCCCATTATCTGTAATTTAGAAACTGCTCGTAGTTTATGCCAGATTCTAGGCATTCATCCAATATTTAAGATTTTCTCTACAGGATCGAAATTTTCTTTTTATGATTTACACATTCAAACCTTTAATGTTCCTCATGATGCTATCGATCCTGTAGGTTTTGTTTTTCATTATCATCAAGAGAAGCTTGGATTTTGTACTGATTTAGGCTGGATAACTTCATGGATTATCCACGAACTTTACGATTGTGACTACTTGTTTATAGAAGCCAACCATGATCCTAAATTGGTACATGAATCTTCGCGCTCTGATATCTACAAAAAACGTGTATTAAGCAAATTGGGTCATATTTCAAATCAAGAATGTGGCACCTTATTACAGAAAATTCTTACTCCTAAAATAAAGAAAATCTATCTTGCCCATCTATCTAGTGAATCGAATTCACCTGAACTCGCTGTATCTACAGTATGTTCTTTGATAGAAAACGTGACGTCCTTGATCCCTGTAATTGCGGAAAAACATAAAACATCTGATCCCATTTACTTCAATGGATCTTTAACAAACGTATGA
- a CDS encoding SET domain-containing protein, with amino-acid sequence MKTIYISLNHHWKESSPYTMQRACQLLNFQFLPYLTFKSWQVEAHVRKLCRKAQKKHSISPLAKWLGELHKRDLITPPMPPIAICWINAYIGYGVFARERIPAWTYIGEYTGILRYRQAIWLDENDYCFRYPLSPGFWKYFTIDSGSQGNFTRFINHSDQPNVEAIGVFQDGLFHIIIRTMQTIEAGEELCYHYGPLYWKHRRKRAEFIPEEE; translated from the coding sequence ATGAAAACTATATACATTTCTTTAAATCATCACTGGAAAGAAAGCAGCCCTTACACTATGCAAAGGGCCTGTCAATTATTAAACTTTCAATTTCTTCCTTACCTTACCTTTAAAAGTTGGCAAGTAGAGGCACACGTACGTAAACTATGCCGTAAGGCTCAAAAAAAACATTCAATTTCTCCTCTTGCCAAATGGTTAGGGGAGCTACATAAACGTGATCTAATCACGCCACCCATGCCCCCTATTGCTATATGTTGGATTAATGCGTATATAGGTTATGGAGTCTTTGCTCGAGAAAGAATTCCTGCATGGACTTACATAGGCGAATACACAGGGATACTTCGCTATCGCCAAGCCATTTGGTTAGATGAAAATGATTACTGTTTTCGTTATCCTCTTTCTCCAGGGTTTTGGAAATACTTCACCATTGATAGTGGTTCCCAAGGGAACTTCACACGCTTTATTAATCATAGTGATCAACCTAATGTCGAGGCTATTGGTGTTTTTCAAGATGGATTATTTCATATCATTATACGCACCATGCAAACTATAGAAGCCGGTGAGGAACTTTGCTATCACTACGGCCCTCTATACTGGAAACATCGCAGAAAGCGTGCGGAATTTATTCCTGAAGAAGAATAG
- a CDS encoding YbhB/YbcL family Raf kinase inhibitor-like protein, translated as MQLLSPEFSYGQPIPRKYTCQGLDISPPLIFSEVPSEAKSLALLVEDPDVPSYVRKDGLWIHWIVYNLSPSITNLAEGANIFAVQGLNTSGSVGYQGPCPPDKKHRYFFYLYALDVILPEEENVTKEQLLEVMEGHVLETAELMGTYEQS; from the coding sequence ATGCAGTTACTTTCACCAGAATTTTCCTATGGACAACCGATTCCACGAAAATACACGTGCCAGGGATTAGATATTTCCCCTCCCCTAATATTTAGTGAAGTACCTTCAGAGGCTAAAAGTTTAGCCTTATTGGTTGAAGATCCTGATGTTCCAAGTTATGTCCGAAAAGATGGTTTATGGATCCATTGGATTGTATACAACCTTTCTCCGTCCATAACTAATCTTGCAGAAGGCGCGAATATTTTTGCTGTTCAAGGATTGAATACGTCAGGGAGCGTAGGCTATCAAGGCCCTTGTCCTCCAGATAAAAAACATCGCTATTTCTTCTATCTCTACGCTCTTGATGTAATTTTACCAGAAGAAGAAAACGTGACCAAAGAGCAGTTGCTGGAGGTCATGGAGGGACATGTTTTAGAAACTGCGGAGTTAATGGGAACATATGAACAAAGTTAA